One Desulfobacterales bacterium genomic window carries:
- the hybB gene encoding Ni/Fe-hydrogenase cytochrome b subunit: MNAHEIAAPVEEKFLTPGVMVMLGFIAIGLAFTAARFIFGIGAVSNLNNQYPWGIWIGVDVASGVALAAGGFTTGLIAYVFNREQYHAVIRPALLTAMLGYTFVVLGLLVDIGRYWNITSPVFNHNSSSVLFEVAMCVMIYLHVLYIEFIPIVVERFKGRVNLPGPFAKANGPIETLLEIADRILDKVMFLFIIAGIVLSCLHQSGLGSLMLIAPYKVHPLWYTPILPLLFLLSAFAAGYPMVTFESIIVAKSFGRKPEMEVLTPLARFMPLFMGTYLSFKIGDMLVRGTYIYLLDGTYQTNSFLVEVLVGVVLPFVLLIFRKVRQSPGWLFFASIVFVLGILLNRINVFVVSFTPPYKLVSYFPSVGEMFITVGLIAGLMFLYRVCVFIFPVLGAVPKKISTAALILMAASILFAPANPVQAAGPRATAKTPIAPITEPTPSIADAPKLQILNSPIISQYSDIYEPVRFMHSKHANVLQDCSICHHRIPREKGDKYGEPVNLAKLREKEAIPTSCSVCHDHPFNPKQLHTPGLKGAYHQLCMDCHQESEQVPHIRGPILYSAMVRGPIARTLDTRAPTDCLACHPRKVPDHKNLVKLEAGVDPITVTKNCLSCHENEGKAILKTAHWNWQGPSPYTVGHEKRVDLGKRHNTVNNFCINLNGNWPRCTSCHIGYGWEDEKFDFNDMTRIDCLVCHDTTGTYQKAPAAAGFPAKGVDLVAVARNVGRPSRDTCGTNCHFQGGGGDAVKHGDLNSTLAKPTRSLDVHMGTDKGGLDFKCQTCHKTRNHMISGRSISVAASEGDLSCEYCHTDKPHIESQMVDNHLNKHTAHVACQTCHIPMYSKGTPTKVHWDWSTAGQDIDQPKDPYGKPVYAKMKGSFRWKQAAKPSYYWYNGTVKRYLLGDRINESGVTELTKPMGSAADSASRIYPFKEHTGRQISDSVYKYLIAPKLWKGYWKDWDWDKAAREGMQSANLAYSGKYEFVDTVMYWGLTHEVMPKEQALSCAQCHPSLAKAPYCGSCHQERNGVDFKALANKGIDFKTLPVKSAEIAAQIGKSNYIDFKSLGYPGDPVETGGRFKKLTLGKAHP; the protein is encoded by the coding sequence ATGAATGCTCATGAAATCGCAGCGCCGGTTGAAGAAAAATTTCTGACCCCCGGTGTCATGGTCATGCTGGGGTTCATCGCCATCGGGCTGGCCTTTACAGCCGCCCGTTTCATATTCGGCATCGGGGCTGTTTCCAACCTCAACAATCAATACCCCTGGGGAATCTGGATCGGTGTCGATGTCGCTTCCGGCGTCGCCCTGGCCGCCGGCGGTTTTACCACCGGCCTGATCGCCTATGTCTTTAACCGGGAACAGTACCATGCCGTTATCCGACCGGCCCTGCTGACCGCCATGTTGGGATATACCTTTGTGGTTCTGGGACTGCTCGTGGATATCGGCCGGTATTGGAACATTACCAGTCCTGTCTTCAACCACAACAGCAGTTCCGTTCTATTTGAAGTCGCCATGTGCGTCATGATCTATCTGCATGTTCTCTATATTGAATTTATCCCCATCGTGGTGGAACGTTTCAAGGGCCGGGTCAATCTTCCGGGTCCCTTTGCAAAGGCCAATGGGCCCATTGAAACACTGCTGGAAATTGCCGACCGGATCCTTGACAAGGTCATGTTCCTTTTTATTATTGCCGGTATCGTTCTTTCCTGTCTGCATCAATCCGGCCTGGGCTCGCTTATGTTGATAGCGCCCTACAAGGTCCATCCCCTGTGGTACACGCCCATTCTGCCACTGCTGTTCCTGCTGTCCGCCTTTGCCGCCGGTTACCCCATGGTCACCTTTGAGTCCATCATCGTTGCCAAATCATTCGGCCGAAAACCGGAAATGGAGGTACTCACCCCGCTGGCCAGATTCATGCCGCTGTTCATGGGGACCTACCTATCGTTTAAAATCGGAGATATGCTGGTGCGCGGCACCTATATCTATCTGCTGGACGGCACCTATCAGACCAATTCGTTTCTGGTTGAAGTCCTTGTGGGCGTTGTGCTTCCCTTTGTCTTGCTGATATTCAGAAAGGTCCGACAATCACCGGGCTGGCTGTTTTTCGCATCCATCGTCTTTGTTCTGGGGATTCTGCTGAACCGCATCAATGTTTTTGTGGTCAGCTTTACCCCGCCGTACAAGCTGGTCTCCTATTTCCCCTCCGTGGGCGAAATGTTTATCACAGTGGGATTGATTGCCGGCCTGATGTTTCTGTACCGCGTGTGTGTATTTATTTTTCCGGTCCTGGGCGCCGTTCCCAAGAAAATTTCAACGGCAGCCCTGATCCTGATGGCCGCATCTATTCTTTTTGCGCCGGCGAACCCAGTCCAGGCGGCCGGCCCCCGCGCGACAGCTAAAACCCCGATAGCACCCATAACCGAACCCACGCCGTCTATTGCCGACGCGCCCAAGCTGCAGATCCTCAACAGCCCCATCATCAGCCAATACAGCGATATCTACGAACCGGTCCGGTTTATGCACAGCAAGCATGCCAATGTTCTCCAGGACTGCTCCATCTGTCACCACCGCATTCCCCGGGAAAAAGGAGATAAATACGGTGAGCCGGTCAACCTGGCAAAACTGCGCGAAAAGGAAGCTATCCCGACGTCCTGCTCGGTCTGCCATGATCACCCGTTTAATCCCAAACAGCTGCATACCCCCGGCTTGAAAGGCGCCTATCATCAGCTCTGCATGGACTGCCATCAGGAGTCGGAACAGGTGCCCCATATCCGCGGACCCATTCTATACAGCGCCATGGTCCGGGGGCCGATTGCGCGAACGCTGGATACCCGAGCCCCCACAGACTGTCTGGCCTGTCACCCCAGGAAGGTTCCCGACCATAAAAACCTGGTAAAGCTGGAAGCGGGCGTCGACCCCATCACGGTGACGAAAAACTGCCTCTCCTGTCACGAAAATGAAGGCAAGGCCATCCTCAAGACCGCCCACTGGAACTGGCAGGGACCGTCGCCCTATACCGTCGGGCATGAAAAACGGGTTGATCTCGGCAAGCGGCACAACACCGTCAACAATTTCTGTATCAATCTCAACGGCAACTGGCCGCGCTGCACCAGCTGCCATATCGGCTACGGCTGGGAAGATGAAAAATTTGACTTTAATGATATGACACGAATCGATTGTCTGGTCTGCCACGACACCACCGGAACATACCAGAAGGCGCCGGCGGCAGCGGGCTTCCCCGCCAAAGGCGTCGACCTGGTCGCAGTTGCCCGCAATGTGGGCCGCCCCAGCCGGGATACCTGCGGTACCAATTGCCATTTCCAGGGCGGCGGCGGCGATGCGGTCAAGCATGGCGACCTGAATTCCACCCTGGCCAAGCCCACCCGATCTCTTGACGTTCATATGGGCACGGACAAAGGCGGTCTGGATTTCAAATGCCAGACCTGTCATAAAACCCGCAACCACATGATCTCCGGGCGCAGCATTTCGGTTGCCGCATCAGAGGGCGACCTGTCCTGTGAATACTGTCATACCGATAAACCCCATATCGAAAGCCAGATGGTCGATAACCATTTGAATAAGCATACGGCCCACGTTGCCTGCCAGACCTGCCATATCCCTATGTATTCCAAGGGAACGCCCACCAAGGTCCACTGGGACTGGTCCACCGCCGGCCAGGATATTGATCAGCCCAAAGACCCCTATGGCAAACCGGTCTATGCAAAAATGAAGGGAAGCTTCCGCTGGAAGCAGGCAGCCAAGCCTTCCTATTACTGGTACAACGGAACGGTCAAACGCTATCTGCTGGGCGACCGCATCAATGAATCCGGTGTTACCGAGCTGACCAAACCCATGGGAAGTGCTGCAGACAGCGCCTCCCGGATATACCCGTTTAAAGAGCACACCGGACGCCAGATCAGCGACTCGGTCTATAAATACCTCATCGCACCCAAGCTCTGGAAAGGTTACTGGAAAGACTGGGACTGGGATAAGGCCGCCAGGGAAGGGATGCAGTCAGCCAATCTGGCCTATAGCGGCAAATATGAATTTGTGGACACGGTGATGTACTGGGGCCTGACCCACGAGGTGATGCCCAAAGAGCAGGCCCTTTCCTGCGCCCAGTGCCACCCCTCCCTTGCCAAGGCACCCTACTGCGGCAGCTGCCATCAGGAAAGAAACGGCGTCGACTTTAAGGCCCTGGCAAACAAAGGAATCGATTTTAAAACCCTGCCGGTCAAAAGTGCGGAAATTGCCGCCCAGATCGGAAAAAGCAATTACATAGATTTTAAATCTCTGGGGTATCCCGGCGACCCGGTTGAAACCGGCGGCAGGTTTAAAAAGCTGACCCTGGGAAAAGCGCATCCGTAA